The Oreochromis niloticus isolate F11D_XX linkage group LG15, O_niloticus_UMD_NMBU, whole genome shotgun sequence genome includes a region encoding these proteins:
- the spx gene encoding spexin prohormone 1: MKGLKTVTIAYVLTLLLLATFISQSWSTPKGSFQRRNWTPQAMLYLKGTQGRRFISEDRKEGDVYDTLHLETRSQNTEKLTVDQAATVLLNFLQQAREGADENADEVYIQELPVWKREYF, encoded by the exons ATGAAG GGTTTGAAGACCGTCACAATAGCGTATGTACTCACCCTTTTATTACTGGCAACATTTATCTCCCAGTCATGGAGCACGCCAAAG GGCTCATTCCAGCGAAGAAACTGGACCCCGCAGGCTATGCTGTACCTCAAGGGCACCC aGGGAAGAAGGTTCATCTCAGAGGACCGAAAAGAAGGAGATGTCTACGACACTCTTCACCTAG AGACTCGTAGTCAGAACACAGAGAAGCTGACTGTGGACCAGGCTGCTACTGTTCTGCTTAATTTCCTACAGCAGGCTAGAGAGGGAG CTGATGAAAACGCAGATGAGGTGTATATCCAGGAGCTACCAGTGTGGAAGAGGGAATATTTCTAA
- the golt1ba gene encoding golgi transport 1Ba isoform X3 yields MGLTGFGVFFLFFGMILFFDKALLAIGNILFVAGLSFVIGLERTFRFFFQKHKMKATSFFLGGVFVVLIGWPIIGVLLEIYGFFLLFRGFFPVAVGFIRRIPVLGSILNLPFISAYADKVGESNTMWSPLPITDSSSFHTISFLLSTLKSLQ; encoded by the exons ATGGGATTAACAGGCTTCGGCgtgtttttcctcttcttcgGGATGATCCTGTTCTTTGACAAAGCACTTCTGGCTATTGGAAAT ATTCTCTTTGTTGCTGGACTCTCCTTTGTCATTGGGCTTGAGAGGACCTTCCGCTTCTTTTTCCAGAAGCACAAGATGAAGGCCACCAGTTTCTTCCTGGGAGGAGTGTTTGTGGTGTTGATTGGCTGGCCCATTATTGGAGTTTTGCTCGAGATCTAtggtttttttctcttgttcag GGGCTTCTTTCCAGTGGCTGTAGGCTTTATCAGGAGAATACCAGTCCTTGGCTCCATCCTAAACCTGCCCTTTATCAGTGCA taTGCGGACAAAGTGGGCGAGAGCAACACTATG TGGTCACCACTACCAATCACGGATTCATCGTCTTTTCACACCATCAGTTTCTTACTGTCGACACTAAAGTCTCTAcaataa
- the golt1ba gene encoding golgi transport 1Ba isoform X1 yields the protein MCPSEGYIINYNLNKRVAKMNASWTLFRKMSMREEIGMGLTGFGVFFLFFGMILFFDKALLAIGNILFVAGLSFVIGLERTFRFFFQKHKMKATSFFLGGVFVVLIGWPIIGVLLEIYGFFLLFRGFFPVAVGFIRRIPVLGSILNLPFISAYADKVGESNTMWSPLPITDSSSFHTISFLLSTLKSLQ from the exons ATGTGTCCTAGTGAAGGTTATATTATTAACTATAATCTTAATAAAAGAGTTGCCAAGATGAATGCGTCATGGACGCTGTTCCGGAAGATGTCAATGAGAGAAG AGATTGGAATGGGATTAACAGGCTTCGGCgtgtttttcctcttcttcgGGATGATCCTGTTCTTTGACAAAGCACTTCTGGCTATTGGAAAT ATTCTCTTTGTTGCTGGACTCTCCTTTGTCATTGGGCTTGAGAGGACCTTCCGCTTCTTTTTCCAGAAGCACAAGATGAAGGCCACCAGTTTCTTCCTGGGAGGAGTGTTTGTGGTGTTGATTGGCTGGCCCATTATTGGAGTTTTGCTCGAGATCTAtggtttttttctcttgttcag GGGCTTCTTTCCAGTGGCTGTAGGCTTTATCAGGAGAATACCAGTCCTTGGCTCCATCCTAAACCTGCCCTTTATCAGTGCA taTGCGGACAAAGTGGGCGAGAGCAACACTATG TGGTCACCACTACCAATCACGGATTCATCGTCTTTTCACACCATCAGTTTCTTACTGTCGACACTAAAGTCTCTAcaataa
- the golt1ba gene encoding golgi transport 1Ba isoform X2 — protein sequence MISLTDSQKIGMGLTGFGVFFLFFGMILFFDKALLAIGNILFVAGLSFVIGLERTFRFFFQKHKMKATSFFLGGVFVVLIGWPIIGVLLEIYGFFLLFRGFFPVAVGFIRRIPVLGSILNLPFISAYADKVGESNTMWSPLPITDSSSFHTISFLLSTLKSLQ from the exons ATGATTTCTCTAACGGACTCCCAAA AGATTGGAATGGGATTAACAGGCTTCGGCgtgtttttcctcttcttcgGGATGATCCTGTTCTTTGACAAAGCACTTCTGGCTATTGGAAAT ATTCTCTTTGTTGCTGGACTCTCCTTTGTCATTGGGCTTGAGAGGACCTTCCGCTTCTTTTTCCAGAAGCACAAGATGAAGGCCACCAGTTTCTTCCTGGGAGGAGTGTTTGTGGTGTTGATTGGCTGGCCCATTATTGGAGTTTTGCTCGAGATCTAtggtttttttctcttgttcag GGGCTTCTTTCCAGTGGCTGTAGGCTTTATCAGGAGAATACCAGTCCTTGGCTCCATCCTAAACCTGCCCTTTATCAGTGCA taTGCGGACAAAGTGGGCGAGAGCAACACTATG TGGTCACCACTACCAATCACGGATTCATCGTCTTTTCACACCATCAGTTTCTTACTGTCGACACTAAAGTCTCTAcaataa
- the golt1ba gene encoding golgi transport 1Ba isoform X4: protein MISLTDSQKIGMGLTGFGVFFLFFGMILFFDKALLAIGNILFVAGLSFVIGLERTFRFFFQKHKMKATSFFLGGVFVVLIGWPIIGVLLEIYGFFLLFRGFFPVAVGFIRRIPVLGSILNLPFISAYADKVGESNTMV, encoded by the exons ATGATTTCTCTAACGGACTCCCAAA AGATTGGAATGGGATTAACAGGCTTCGGCgtgtttttcctcttcttcgGGATGATCCTGTTCTTTGACAAAGCACTTCTGGCTATTGGAAAT ATTCTCTTTGTTGCTGGACTCTCCTTTGTCATTGGGCTTGAGAGGACCTTCCGCTTCTTTTTCCAGAAGCACAAGATGAAGGCCACCAGTTTCTTCCTGGGAGGAGTGTTTGTGGTGTTGATTGGCTGGCCCATTATTGGAGTTTTGCTCGAGATCTAtggtttttttctcttgttcag GGGCTTCTTTCCAGTGGCTGTAGGCTTTATCAGGAGAATACCAGTCCTTGGCTCCATCCTAAACCTGCCCTTTATCAGTGCA taTGCGGACAAAGTGGGCGAGAGCAACACTATGGTATAA